A stretch of Gloeocapsopsis sp. IPPAS B-1203 DNA encodes these proteins:
- a CDS encoding Gfo/Idh/MocA family oxidoreductase — protein sequence MDQQNIGVAVVGTGFGQKVHIPGFQAHHRTQVVAIYHRDRDKATAIAQSHNIPYACQSIAEVVSLPEVQAVSIATPPFLHYEMAKSVLQAGKHLLLEKPTTLAVTEAQELHQLAQANRAVNALDFEFRFVPAWQRFAELLSEGYVGNKRLVKIDWLVSSRADASRPWNWYSQKEKGGGALGALASHTFDYVSWLFGSVQRLFAHLNTAISLRPDNTGKMKPVDADDTCLLILELADGTPCNVCISASTFQGRGHWIEVYGDRGTLVLGSENQKDYVHGFRLWAAPVGESLTEIEIPQRLDFPQTYPDGRIAPFIRVVDRWVQGIDVGESLTPSLKEGVYSQLLMDLSHISHNSGSWVDVPDFTNMQL from the coding sequence GTGGATCAGCAAAATATTGGCGTAGCGGTTGTTGGAACTGGTTTTGGTCAAAAAGTTCATATTCCTGGGTTCCAAGCACATCATCGTACGCAAGTGGTTGCTATTTACCACAGAGATCGCGATAAAGCTACAGCGATCGCACAATCCCATAACATTCCCTATGCTTGTCAATCAATTGCAGAAGTTGTTTCATTACCCGAAGTACAAGCTGTCAGCATCGCAACCCCACCATTTCTGCATTACGAAATGGCAAAATCTGTACTACAAGCTGGAAAACATCTATTACTCGAAAAACCAACAACGCTTGCGGTTACAGAAGCACAGGAGTTGCACCAACTCGCGCAAGCTAACCGCGCTGTGAATGCACTTGATTTTGAATTTCGGTTTGTTCCTGCGTGGCAACGTTTTGCCGAACTACTCAGCGAAGGATATGTTGGCAATAAACGTTTAGTAAAGATTGATTGGCTTGTTTCTAGCCGTGCAGATGCCTCGCGACCTTGGAATTGGTACTCTCAAAAAGAGAAAGGCGGCGGTGCTTTGGGTGCTTTGGCTTCCCATACTTTTGATTATGTCAGTTGGCTATTTGGTTCTGTACAAAGACTATTTGCCCATTTAAATACAGCAATCTCCCTGCGTCCAGATAATACTGGAAAGATGAAGCCTGTTGATGCAGATGACACTTGTCTACTGATATTAGAGTTAGCAGATGGTACGCCCTGCAATGTTTGTATTAGTGCAAGTACGTTTCAAGGACGGGGGCACTGGATTGAGGTTTACGGCGATCGCGGTACTTTAGTGTTAGGAAGCGAAAATCAAAAAGATTACGTACATGGTTTTCGTCTTTGGGCTGCACCTGTGGGTGAATCTCTCACCGAAATAGAAATTCCTCAACGTTTAGACTTTCCTCAAACTTATCCTGATGGTCGCATTGCGCCGTTTATTCGAGTCGTGGATCGTTGGGTACAAGGAATTGACGTAGGTGAATCTTTGACACCATCTTTAAAAGAAGGTGTTTACTCACAGTTACTGATGGATCTCAGTCATATTTCCCACAATAGTGGTAGTTGGGTAGATGTTCCTGATTTTACAAATATGCAGCTTTAA
- a CDS encoding response regulator transcription factor, whose amino-acid sequence MGSVCIEIVEGNPHLRSLLSWHLQQVGYRVHQAASLYQAQEVFLVRQPTLVILDAELKDSESMEFCRWLQRQQQPLILMLSTRNSEADVVAGLKAGADDYLAKPFGMQEFLARVEALIRRKRTPVAPAYLDYGALQIDLVQRRVCFHGEFIDLTPQEFSLLYVLAQAGGIPLSRLELLRRAWPEAIDNPRTIDTHVLSLRKKVERDPRQPNLIQTVRNVGYRFNMELLDNNISQAPEVVHRRQIAAEHVNSQPSALSRQF is encoded by the coding sequence GTGGGTTCGGTTTGTATTGAAATTGTTGAGGGAAATCCGCATTTGCGATCGCTACTTAGTTGGCACTTGCAACAAGTAGGCTATCGAGTACACCAAGCCGCGAGTCTTTATCAAGCACAAGAAGTCTTCCTGGTGCGCCAACCAACACTTGTGATTCTTGATGCAGAACTTAAAGATAGTGAAAGTATGGAATTTTGCCGCTGGTTGCAACGACAGCAACAGCCCTTAATTTTAATGCTATCGACTCGCAACTCAGAAGCAGATGTTGTTGCCGGATTAAAAGCAGGGGCAGATGATTATCTTGCCAAACCTTTCGGGATGCAGGAATTCTTAGCACGAGTAGAAGCCTTAATTCGTCGCAAGCGTACTCCAGTAGCACCAGCATACTTAGACTACGGAGCGCTACAAATTGATCTAGTACAAAGACGTGTCTGCTTTCACGGAGAGTTTATCGATTTAACTCCTCAAGAATTCAGTTTACTATATGTATTAGCACAAGCTGGAGGAATTCCCCTAAGTCGCTTAGAACTACTACGTCGTGCTTGGCCTGAAGCTATCGATAATCCTCGTACGATTGATACGCATGTCTTGTCCTTGCGCAAGAAAGTTGAGCGCGATCCGCGACAACCAAATTTGATTCAAACTGTGCGGAATGTAGGCTATCGCTTCAACATGGAATTACTGGATAATAATATTAGTCAAGCACCTGAGGTTGTACATCGCAGACAAATCGCTGCAGAACATGTAAATTCTCAACCTTCAGCCCTTAGTAGACAGTTTTAA
- a CDS encoding DUF6761 family protein produces MLQDTSTIRFYQRITDAFVDMWNRGYRADDLRLYLDGYLAALHQSSAIEPYLIHQLEEETVRFLYDPYNFEFAQPEPESDYY; encoded by the coding sequence ATGCTTCAAGATACTTCAACTATTCGCTTCTATCAAAGAATTACCGACGCCTTCGTCGATATGTGGAATCGCGGCTATCGCGCAGATGATTTACGACTTTACTTAGATGGTTATTTAGCAGCTTTGCATCAAAGTAGCGCTATTGAACCTTACTTAATCCATCAATTAGAAGAAGAAACTGTTCGATTTCTCTACGATCCATATAATTTTGAATTCGCTCAACCTGAACCCGAGTCAGACTACTATTAG
- the grxD gene encoding Grx4 family monothiol glutaredoxin, whose protein sequence is MTPEAQQRIDHLIKENKIMVFMKGTKLMPQCGFSNNVVQILNALGVPFETVDVLENYEIRQGIKEYSNWPTIPQVYINGEFVGGSDILIEMYQKGELQQLVEVALAS, encoded by the coding sequence ATGACTCCAGAAGCACAACAGCGCATTGATCATCTGATCAAAGAAAACAAAATTATGGTTTTCATGAAGGGCACAAAACTAATGCCCCAATGTGGTTTCTCTAACAATGTAGTGCAAATCCTCAATGCATTAGGAGTTCCTTTTGAAACTGTAGACGTTTTAGAAAATTACGAGATTCGCCAAGGAATCAAAGAGTACTCCAATTGGCCAACAATTCCTCAAGTTTACATCAATGGTGAATTTGTGGGTGGCTCTGATATTTTAATTGAAATGTACCAGAAGGGCGAACTACAACAGTTAGTAGAAGTAGCGCTTGCTTCGTAA
- a CDS encoding BolA family transcriptional regulator has translation MISPQQVEEMIRSQIPDAEVQVQDLTGGGDHYQVTVVSSQFENKGLVQQHQLVYGALRQAMSSEAIHALALKTYTPQAWQAVS, from the coding sequence ATGATAAGCCCCCAACAGGTTGAGGAAATGATCAGGTCGCAAATTCCAGATGCCGAGGTTCAGGTGCAAGACTTGACGGGCGGTGGCGATCATTATCAAGTGACGGTGGTTTCGTCTCAATTTGAGAACAAGGGACTAGTACAACAACATCAACTGGTTTATGGTGCTCTACGGCAAGCTATGTCTTCTGAAGCTATTCACGCCTTAGCACTAAAAACTTACACTCCTCAAGCTTGGCAGGCAGTTAGTTGA
- a CDS encoding 1-acyl-sn-glycerol-3-phosphate acyltransferase has product MNTKVAPSTSSDISRVSPWLAQLVYPLGSRFVLPFFFRKLEVTGQENLPITGPVILAPTHRSRWDALLVPYATGRLVTGRDLRYMVSADEVRGLQGWFIRHLGGFPIDTKHPAISTLRHGVELLQSGEMMVIFPEGNIFRDGTVHPLKPGLARIALSAESNHPGLGVKIVPIHLCYSQPYPRWGCEVTIRIGSPIQVAKYNAGSIKQNAKELTTDLEVALKALNAQESEFAAVQSEFESIQEERGIPHV; this is encoded by the coding sequence ATGAATACTAAGGTGGCCCCTTCTACTTCTTCTGATATATCTCGTGTTTCACCTTGGTTAGCTCAGCTTGTCTATCCTTTAGGAAGTCGCTTTGTTTTACCATTTTTCTTTCGCAAGCTTGAAGTTACTGGACAAGAAAACTTACCTATTACTGGACCAGTCATTCTTGCTCCTACTCACCGTTCGCGTTGGGATGCTCTACTTGTACCTTATGCTACTGGTAGACTTGTTACGGGAAGAGACTTGCGCTATATGGTATCAGCAGATGAAGTGAGAGGGCTACAAGGTTGGTTTATCCGCCATTTGGGAGGATTTCCTATTGATACTAAGCATCCTGCTATTTCTACCCTGCGTCATGGAGTCGAGCTGCTACAATCAGGAGAAATGATGGTAATTTTTCCGGAAGGTAATATTTTTCGTGATGGGACAGTTCACCCACTCAAACCAGGATTAGCACGTATCGCTTTGAGTGCAGAATCAAATCATCCTGGATTAGGAGTCAAGATTGTACCTATTCATCTGTGTTACAGTCAACCTTATCCTCGGTGGGGCTGTGAGGTAACTATTCGCATTGGTTCTCCAATACAAGTAGCAAAATATAACGCAGGTTCTATTAAACAGAATGCCAAAGAGTTAACAACAGATTTAGAAGTGGCGCTCAAAGCCCTTAACGCTCAAGAGTCAGAATTCGCAGCAGTGCAATCAGAATTTGAAAGCATTCAAGAGGAGCGAGGGATACCCCATGTTTAA
- the tadA gene encoding tRNA adenosine(34) deaminase TadA, with amino-acid sequence MISRLILDHPEYLTHCHWMSKAIALAQAAGEADEVPVGAVIIDSNHNVVATAENRRERDKDPTAHAEILALRQAGQAIQDWHLNNCTLYVTLEPCPMCAGAIIQARLKLLVYGTDDPKTGAIRTVTNIPDSACSYHHVTVLGGILESTCRKQLQTWFATVRQHKQG; translated from the coding sequence GTGATCTCAAGACTAATACTGGACCATCCTGAATATCTCACACATTGTCACTGGATGAGTAAAGCGATCGCGCTTGCCCAAGCAGCCGGTGAAGCAGATGAGGTTCCTGTAGGTGCTGTTATTATTGATTCTAACCACAACGTCGTTGCGACTGCGGAAAATCGTCGGGAAAGAGATAAAGACCCCACGGCTCACGCAGAGATTTTAGCGTTGCGCCAAGCTGGTCAAGCAATACAAGATTGGCATCTCAATAACTGCACTCTTTACGTTACCTTAGAACCCTGCCCGATGTGTGCAGGAGCAATTATTCAAGCACGATTAAAATTATTAGTCTATGGTACAGACGATCCCAAAACTGGTGCCATCCGCACTGTCACTAATATTCCTGATAGTGCTTGCTCCTACCATCATGTGACTGTTCTCGGTGGCATTCTTGAATCAACCTGTCGCAAACAACTCCAAACATGGTTTGCCACTGTGCGCCAACATAAACAAGGGTAG
- the grxC gene encoding glutaredoxin 3, which translates to MFVNSLLNRHPERVKANVEIYTWQVCPYCIRAKLLLWWKGVNFTEYKIDGNESARNQMAERAQGRRTVPQIFINNQHIGGCDDLYQLDAQEQLDTLLAKTVTV; encoded by the coding sequence ATGTTTGTCAACTCACTTCTCAATCGCCATCCTGAACGAGTGAAAGCCAATGTAGAAATCTATACTTGGCAAGTTTGTCCTTATTGCATTCGTGCCAAATTGCTGTTGTGGTGGAAAGGTGTAAATTTCACTGAGTATAAAATCGACGGCAACGAATCTGCCAGAAACCAGATGGCAGAACGCGCACAGGGGCGTCGGACAGTACCGCAAATCTTTATTAATAATCAGCACATTGGTGGATGTGACGACCTTTATCAGCTAGATGCACAAGAGCAGTTAGACACGTTATTAGCTAAAACAGTAACTGTTTAA
- the glpX gene encoding class II fructose-bisphosphatase has protein sequence MENTLGLEIIEVVEQAAIASARWMGKGEKNTADQVAVEAMRERMNKIYMRGRIVIGEGERDDAPMLYIGEEVGICTREDAKDYCNPDELVEIDIAVDPCEGTNLVAYGQNGSMAVLAISEKGGLFAAPDFYMKKLAAPPLARGHVDINKSATENLKILSECLNRAVEELVVVVMDRPRHKELIQEIRQAGARVRLISDGDVSAAISCAFAGTNIHALMGIGAAPEGVISAAALRCLGGHFQGQLIYDPEVVKTGLIGESKESNIARLNEMGINNPDKVYNAEELASGQTVLFAACGITPGTLMEGVRFFGGGARTQSLVISNQSQTARFVDTIHMFEEPKALQLR, from the coding sequence GTGGAAAACACACTAGGGTTAGAGATTATTGAAGTGGTAGAGCAAGCTGCGATCGCAAGTGCTCGCTGGATGGGTAAAGGAGAAAAGAACACCGCTGACCAAGTAGCAGTTGAAGCAATGCGGGAGCGGATGAACAAAATTTATATGCGGGGGCGTATTGTCATTGGTGAGGGAGAACGCGATGATGCTCCGATGCTCTACATTGGTGAGGAAGTTGGCATTTGCACCCGCGAGGATGCCAAAGATTACTGTAACCCAGACGAGTTAGTCGAAATTGATATTGCTGTTGACCCTTGCGAGGGCACTAACCTTGTTGCCTATGGGCAAAATGGTTCAATGGCAGTGCTTGCTATCTCTGAAAAAGGCGGTTTGTTTGCTGCACCTGATTTTTATATGAAAAAGTTAGCAGCTCCACCTTTAGCACGCGGTCATGTTGATATCAATAAATCTGCTACCGAAAACTTGAAGATTCTTTCTGAGTGTTTGAATCGTGCTGTAGAAGAATTAGTTGTGGTTGTGATGGATCGCCCTCGCCACAAAGAGTTGATTCAAGAAATTCGTCAAGCAGGTGCCAGAGTCCGCTTAATTAGTGATGGTGACGTTTCTGCTGCTATTTCTTGTGCTTTTGCTGGCACGAATATTCATGCCTTGATGGGTATTGGTGCGGCTCCTGAGGGAGTCATTTCTGCTGCTGCTTTACGCTGCTTGGGCGGACATTTCCAAGGACAATTGATCTACGATCCAGAAGTAGTCAAAACAGGTTTGATCGGAGAAAGCAAAGAAAGCAACATTGCACGGCTCAATGAAATGGGCATTAATAACCCAGATAAAGTTTACAACGCTGAAGAGCTAGCTTCGGGTCAAACCGTTTTGTTTGCAGCGTGTGGTATCACCCCAGGAACCCTGATGGAAGGCGTTCGCTTCTTCGGTGGCGGCGCAAGAACTCAAAGCTTAGTCATTTCTAACCAGTCTCAAACAGCTCGATTTGTAGATACAATTCATATGTTTGAGGAGCCGAAGGCTCTACAGCTACGATAG
- a CDS encoding glutamyl-tRNA reductase, which yields MNIAVVGLSHKTAPVEVREKLSIPEPQVESAIAHLLTYPHIEEVAILSTCNRLEIYIVARETQQGIQEVAQFLAEHSKLPASSLRQHLFIFLHEDAVMHLMRVAAGLDSLVLGEGQILAQVKQTHKLGQQYNGIKLILNKLFKQALTAGKRVRTETSIGTGAVSISSAAVELAQMKVQNLAACRVMIIGAGKMSRLLVQHLIAKGAGQICIINRSRQRAEELANQFRQIELQLHSISEMMSVMAVSDLVFTSTAATEPLLDRAKLEAALEPSRALMLFDISVPRNVHADVNELEFVQAFNVDDLKAVVAQNHESRRRMAMEAEKLLEQEVLAFDVWWRSLDTVTTISCLRDKVETIREQELEKALSRLGSEFAEKHQEVIEALTRGIVNKILHDPMVQLRSQQDIEARKRCMQTLQMLFNLDVEEQFS from the coding sequence ATGAATATTGCGGTAGTGGGACTAAGTCATAAAACAGCCCCAGTCGAAGTTAGAGAAAAGCTAAGTATTCCAGAACCCCAAGTCGAAAGCGCGATCGCGCACCTGTTGACATACCCTCACATTGAAGAAGTTGCGATTCTCAGTACTTGCAACCGCTTGGAAATTTATATTGTTGCACGCGAAACGCAGCAGGGTATTCAAGAAGTCGCGCAGTTTTTGGCAGAGCATAGTAAGTTGCCAGCGTCAAGTCTAAGACAGCATTTATTTATCTTTCTTCATGAAGATGCTGTTATGCATTTGATGCGCGTTGCTGCTGGATTAGATAGTTTGGTGTTGGGAGAAGGACAAATACTAGCGCAGGTAAAACAAACGCACAAACTAGGACAGCAATACAACGGAATAAAATTAATTCTTAACAAACTGTTTAAACAAGCCCTAACTGCTGGTAAGCGCGTTCGTACAGAAACAAGTATTGGAACTGGTGCAGTTTCGATTAGTTCGGCTGCAGTGGAATTGGCGCAGATGAAAGTGCAAAATCTCGCAGCTTGTCGAGTGATGATTATTGGTGCAGGTAAGATGTCACGCTTGCTTGTACAGCATTTGATCGCTAAAGGCGCGGGGCAAATTTGTATTATCAACCGTTCGCGACAACGGGCAGAAGAATTAGCCAATCAATTTCGTCAGATAGAATTACAGCTGCACTCGATTTCCGAAATGATGTCAGTGATGGCAGTGTCAGATTTGGTATTTACTAGTACAGCAGCAACAGAACCTCTCCTCGATCGCGCAAAACTAGAAGCAGCATTAGAACCAAGTCGGGCTTTGATGTTATTTGATATTTCGGTTCCGCGTAATGTTCATGCAGATGTGAATGAATTGGAGTTTGTCCAAGCATTTAATGTCGATGACTTGAAAGCTGTTGTGGCTCAAAACCACGAAAGCCGCCGCCGGATGGCAATGGAAGCCGAAAAACTTTTAGAACAAGAAGTTCTCGCGTTTGATGTTTGGTGGCGATCGCTTGACACTGTAACAACAATTAGCTGTTTGCGCGATAAAGTGGAAACGATTCGCGAACAAGAACTAGAAAAGGCATTGTCGCGTTTGGGTTCAGAATTTGCTGAAAAACATCAAGAAGTGATCGAAGCTTTGACACGGGGAATTGTGAATAAAATCCTGCACGACCCGATGGTACAACTGCGATCGCAACAAGATATTGAAGCTCGCAAGCGTTGTATGCAAACACTGCAAATGTTGTTTAATCTAGATGTAGAAGAACAATTTAGTTAA
- a CDS encoding UPF0182 family protein, with amino-acid sequence MSKTFGNRFFSPLALLIGVWIVVELITRFIGEWLWFQDVGYLPVFLIRLRTQLGLWALAFFPSAVFLFGNLAIAQRLKSSKYEITQTTTRKKHPIPKSFGLRWLLTLIILLCVLAGLILGYYLYEALSIWQPQFRFPPVFQLQSWLPVIHFFQRIGQLSPFPIPYWQVVVIVGLSIALGLGGLSTAILAGPYFWLRAIALAISLSIALVAALRWDTVLKYFYPTSFNGVDPLFERDISFYVFSLPVWELLRFWILGLSLYGLVAVTLIYLLAGNTLSQGKFPGFSLAQIRHLDVLGSFVCGAIALHYWLGRYQLLYSSRGATYGASFTDVTVDFPVYIALSLGSAAISLILLWQAVFSTQRRSPLSPLRLGGSFISGAILYVTVIAIATYTVPMIVQRLVVEPNELARETPYIQRSINYTRQAFNLSTIDVETFNPQPTLTAADLQENDLTIRNIRLWDTRPLLETNRQLQQIRTYYSFPNADIDRYTLLSAVPGETTERRQTIIAARELDYNAVPQQAQTWVNQHLVYTHGYGFTLSPVNTVAPGGLPDYFIQNIGDPGTGDDGALEVANEQIRASVPIGQPRIYYGEIANTYVMTGTRVQELDYPSGNENVYTTYDGRGGVNIGPFWRRLLFAQYLKDWQMLLTQDFTPQTRLLFRRNIRNRVQAIAPFLRYDRDPYLVAADGGNTTLQGEPTYLYWILDAYTTSDRYPYSDPGTDDFNYIRNSVKVVIDAYNGSVDFYIADPTDPVINTIAAIFPGLLKPLDAMPAALRSHIRYPIDLFSTQSEHLLTYHMTDAQVFYNREDLWRFPTEIYGTEPQQVQPYFLITRIPTEETEEFILLLPFNPVQRPNLIGWLAARADGEQYGRLLLYEFPKQLLVYGPEQVEARINQDPVISQQITLWNRQGSRVIQGNLLVIPIEESLLYVEPLYLEAEQNSLPTFVRVIVAYENRIVMAETLQQALDAIFQPEITPATPIIRPVEEN; translated from the coding sequence ATGTCTAAAACTTTTGGAAACCGATTTTTTTCGCCACTAGCGCTGTTGATAGGGGTATGGATAGTTGTTGAACTAATCACGCGCTTTATTGGAGAGTGGCTATGGTTTCAGGATGTCGGTTATCTACCAGTTTTTCTCATCCGGTTAAGAACGCAGTTGGGGTTATGGGCACTTGCCTTTTTCCCTTCGGCGGTGTTTTTGTTTGGCAATTTAGCGATCGCCCAGCGTCTCAAGTCCTCCAAGTACGAAATTACTCAAACAACTACGAGGAAGAAACATCCCATACCAAAAAGTTTTGGGTTGCGCTGGCTATTAACTCTCATAATTTTGTTATGCGTGTTAGCAGGATTAATCTTGGGGTACTACTTATACGAAGCATTAAGTATTTGGCAGCCTCAATTTCGCTTTCCACCTGTCTTTCAGTTACAGTCATGGTTGCCAGTTATTCACTTTTTCCAACGAATTGGGCAACTATCGCCATTTCCTATTCCCTATTGGCAAGTTGTTGTCATTGTTGGTTTGAGTATAGCTCTGGGTTTGGGGGGATTAAGTACGGCAATTTTAGCAGGTCCTTATTTTTGGTTGAGAGCGATCGCCCTAGCAATTAGTTTAAGTATTGCTTTAGTAGCCGCCCTGCGTTGGGATACAGTCTTAAAATATTTTTACCCCACTAGCTTTAATGGCGTCGATCCCCTGTTTGAACGCGATATTAGCTTTTATGTGTTTTCTCTACCAGTATGGGAACTCCTGAGATTTTGGATTTTAGGATTGTCTCTCTATGGTCTAGTTGCAGTTACTTTAATTTACTTACTTGCGGGCAATACACTCAGTCAAGGGAAATTTCCAGGATTTTCCTTAGCCCAAATTCGTCATTTAGACGTTTTGGGTAGCTTTGTTTGTGGTGCGATCGCGCTTCATTATTGGTTAGGACGCTACCAGTTACTTTACTCCTCTCGTGGTGCTACCTACGGCGCTAGCTTTACCGATGTCACGGTTGATTTTCCCGTTTACATTGCTCTTAGTCTAGGTTCAGCCGCAATTTCTCTAATCTTACTGTGGCAAGCTGTTTTTTCTACTCAAAGAAGATCGCCTTTGAGTCCTTTGCGTCTTGGTGGTTCATTCATTTCTGGCGCAATTTTATACGTCACAGTCATTGCTATAGCCACCTATACTGTACCGATGATTGTACAGCGGTTAGTTGTTGAGCCAAACGAACTGGCACGCGAAACGCCTTATATTCAACGAAGTATAAACTATACTCGTCAAGCGTTTAATTTATCAACAATTGATGTAGAAACATTTAACCCTCAACCCACACTAACCGCTGCTGATTTACAAGAAAATGATTTGACAATTCGCAATATCCGATTGTGGGATACACGTCCGCTATTAGAAACAAACCGTCAGTTACAGCAAATTCGGACATATTATAGTTTTCCTAATGCAGATATTGATCGCTATACACTCCTGAGTGCGGTTCCTGGCGAAACAACAGAGAGACGACAAACAATTATTGCTGCAAGAGAACTCGATTACAACGCTGTTCCTCAACAAGCACAAACCTGGGTAAACCAACACCTCGTTTATACTCATGGCTACGGCTTTACCTTAAGTCCTGTCAATACTGTCGCCCCTGGAGGTTTACCAGACTACTTTATTCAAAATATTGGAGATCCAGGAACCGGCGACGATGGTGCTTTAGAAGTCGCTAATGAACAAATTCGTGCTAGCGTCCCTATTGGACAGCCACGAATCTACTATGGGGAAATTGCTAATACCTACGTTATGACTGGCACGCGAGTTCAGGAATTAGATTATCCTAGCGGTAATGAAAACGTCTACACCACTTATGATGGTCGTGGTGGAGTTAATATTGGTCCATTTTGGCGACGGCTATTGTTTGCCCAGTATCTTAAAGACTGGCAAATGTTACTCACACAAGATTTTACGCCGCAGACAAGATTATTATTTCGACGCAATATTAGAAATCGCGTCCAAGCGATCGCACCTTTTTTACGTTATGACCGAGATCCGTATTTAGTTGCAGCAGATGGTGGAAATACAACTCTACAAGGCGAACCAACATATTTGTACTGGATTTTGGATGCATATACCACAAGCGATCGCTATCCCTATTCCGATCCTGGTACAGACGACTTTAACTATATCCGGAACTCTGTCAAAGTTGTTATTGATGCCTACAACGGTTCAGTAGATTTTTATATTGCCGATCCGACAGATCCTGTCATTAACACAATAGCTGCTATTTTTCCTGGATTACTCAAACCACTTGATGCCATGCCAGCAGCTTTACGCAGCCATATTCGCTATCCCATCGATCTTTTTAGCACCCAATCTGAGCATTTATTAACGTATCACATGACAGATGCTCAGGTATTTTATAACCGCGAAGATTTATGGCGATTTCCCACAGAGATTTACGGAACTGAACCACAACAAGTACAACCTTATTTTCTAATTACGCGCATACCTACAGAAGAAACTGAGGAATTTATTCTGTTATTGCCATTTAACCCTGTACAACGTCCTAACTTAATTGGATGGTTAGCAGCGCGTGCCGATGGCGAACAGTACGGTAGATTGTTGTTGTATGAATTTCCTAAACAACTTTTAGTTTATGGACCAGAACAAGTTGAAGCAAGAATTAACCAAGATCCTGTGATTTCACAGCAAATTACACTTTGGAATCGTCAAGGTTCGCGAGTTATTCAAGGAAATCTATTAGTGATTCCGATTGAAGAATCTTTATTATATGTCGAACCACTTTATTTAGAAGCAGAACAAAATAGTCTACCAACATTTGTACGCGTTATTGTTGCTTACGAAAATCGGATTGTCATGGCAGAAACTCTCCAACAAGCACTTGATGCTATTTTCCAACCCGAAATCACGCCTGCAACACCTATTATTCGTCCTGTAGAAGAGAATTAA
- a CDS encoding thioesterase family protein, producing the protein MTFTYTRTIRFQDTDAAGVVYFANVLTMCHEAYEASLAVSGFNLKVFFSNSAAAFPIVHASVDFFRPLFCGDSLSISLIPQKLQNDSFAIAYEIMIGEKVVAKALTRHVCIDAESRKRQSLSAEMGLWLQQWGE; encoded by the coding sequence ATGACATTTACTTATACTCGTACTATTCGCTTTCAAGATACTGATGCTGCTGGTGTCGTTTATTTTGCTAATGTTTTAACAATGTGCCATGAAGCTTACGAAGCTTCACTAGCAGTTTCAGGTTTCAATCTTAAGGTATTTTTTAGCAATTCTGCTGCTGCATTTCCCATTGTTCATGCTAGTGTAGATTTTTTTCGTCCTCTGTTTTGTGGAGATAGTTTATCTATTAGTTTGATTCCGCAAAAATTACAGAATGATAGTTTTGCAATTGCTTATGAAATTATGATAGGAGAAAAAGTAGTGGCAAAAGCTTTAACTCGGCACGTTTGTATTGATGCGGAGAGTCGAAAAAGGCAAAGCTTATCTGCGGAAATGGGGCTATGGTTGCAGCAGTGGGGAGAATAG